Within the Sulfolobus tengchongensis genome, the region GTAACGAGAGTAAAGTTATAGAAATTCCGACACGTTTAGATGATTCAGCGCATTATAAGAAACTTGCTGAGAATCTGCAGAAAAAGTACCCCAAGAGGTGGAGAGAGAATAAGAGGATTCTCAATAGGATTAGTAGGTTTCATATAAAGGCGAGGAATATTGTGCGAGACTTTGCCAAAAAGGTTGGTAAGTGGGTAGTTGATGAAGCGCGTAGATTAGGTGCTAACTATATAGTTCTAGAGGATCTGAATAAGATGATTTCTCATGTGAAGGGGTTGAAGAAAAGCTATAGGGAGAAACTGTATTTGATGCAATATAGACGTGTTCAACAATGGGTTGAGTGGGAGGCTAAGAAGCATGGATTAAATGTAATATACGTTAAACCAGCGTATAGTTCAACTACTTGTCCCAAGTGTGGAGAGAAAATGGTTGAATCTGGGTATAGAATGCTTAAGTGTGTAAAGTGTGGTTTTGAGGATCATCGTGATTATATAGCTGTAATGAATCTTTGTGCGAGGGGGTCTCTGACCCTCTTAAGTGCCCCTCAAATGAGAGATGTAATCACGAATCGATGAGGGGAACCCTCGCCATTTTGATGGCGGGGAGGAAGTCAGTTAGTTCAAAAAACTTCCTATATCTTCTATATTCACTACCAGTGTTATCTATATAATCCTTGATATCTGAATATGCCGCCTTAAGATCTTTATCACTTTCACTATTAGGTAACAATATTCTAGTCTTATCAATTACTTCACTAAGGCCAGAATTAGAAATCGGAGCATGGGAAAGTTTAGTTACCTCCACTGATTTTTTGATATAATCCCTTATTACACTACGTAGTTTTTGAAATACCCTTTTCTCTTTTATCTCCAACTTTTTTAACGGATAAAAGAATATTAGAGGAAAGATAATCACAGCAACATATACTATCATGAGAGCTTTACTAAATTTCTCTGCAGAAGCAGCCATTAGGAAAACTTTTCTATTTTCTACTTCATCTTTAAATAATAAATCATCAGATAAACAATTTTCCAAACAATGAGCTGCTTGAAGATCCGCAATAGCATCAATAACAAAATTCTTAAAAATCGATGCATATCCCATTTTACATCCTTAATACCTTATCTCTAATAACTGAATATCTAGTCCACTGTGGATATTTCCTATAAACATAATTTAATATCTCTTTTCTATCCTTAACTACCCATTTTTCGAAGAATTTTTCAACCTCAGCCTCGACATGAGAATCCCTATCATCCTTTAATATATAGCTTCTCTTATAGCCTATGATAAACCCAGTTAGCACATCCTTAATTGGTTTAGCTTTCTCTTCAATAACACCTTGATCAACCAAAGAATCCAACACTTCATCTAATTCCTTACTATAAGGACCAAATATATAAGGTTCAAATTTCAAACCCACATCTTTTCCTCCTTCCTCCTGCAACAAAAAGAAAATTTTCTGAATCTTAGTAGCAGTAACTTCAACCCCTAGCTCATTACCAATCCTAACAAGAGCCTTAAGATAAACAGA harbors:
- a CDS encoding conjugal transfer protein, coding for MVFSSVYLKALVRIGNELGVEVTATKIQKIFFLLQEEGGKDVGLKFEPYIFGPYSKELDEVLDSLVDQGVIEEKAKPIKDVLTGFIIGYKRSYILKDDRDSHVEAEVEKFFEKWVVKDRKEILNYVYRKYPQWTRYSVIRDKVLRM